A single region of the Sphingomonas sp. LY29 genome encodes:
- a CDS encoding ATP12 family chaperone protein: protein MKRFWTTVELESLDGGWGVNLDGRPVRTPARERLVLPTPALAEAVAAEWRDCGETIDPRAMPFTGLANAAIDRVAADPQRFADDLSAYAQSDLLLYRADMPRALVARQAAAWDPLLDWARQRFDVAFTPVTGIMPVSQPEETIRRLSAAVASLGPYQLAGLQPVVTIGGSLVAALALYEKAIAPDAAWDAVGLDVAWQAEQWGVDADAAAAEEGRREAFLSAAKFLELLRG, encoded by the coding sequence ATGAAGCGCTTCTGGACGACGGTCGAGCTTGAGTCGCTCGACGGCGGATGGGGAGTAAACCTCGACGGCCGACCGGTTCGAACGCCCGCGCGTGAGCGGCTGGTGCTGCCGACGCCCGCGTTGGCGGAGGCGGTCGCCGCCGAGTGGCGCGATTGCGGGGAGACGATTGATCCGCGCGCGATGCCTTTCACCGGGCTCGCCAACGCCGCGATCGATCGCGTGGCCGCGGACCCCCAGCGTTTTGCCGACGACCTGTCGGCCTACGCTCAAAGCGACCTTTTGCTCTACCGCGCCGACATGCCCCGTGCACTTGTCGCCCGGCAGGCGGCGGCGTGGGATCCGTTGCTCGATTGGGCCCGGCAGCGGTTCGACGTCGCGTTCACGCCGGTGACCGGAATCATGCCCGTGTCGCAGCCGGAAGAAACGATCCGCCGGCTGTCCGCCGCGGTCGCCTCGCTGGGACCCTATCAGCTTGCAGGGCTACAACCGGTGGTCACGATCGGCGGGTCGCTGGTCGCGGCGCTGGCGTTGTATGAAAAGGCGATCGCGCCCGATGCTGCCTGGGATGCAGTGGGGCTGGATGTCGCGTGGCAGGCCGAACAATGGGGCGTCGATGCCGACGCCGCGGCGGCGGAAGAAGGACGGCGGGAAGCCTTCCTCAGCGCCGCCAAGTTTCTCGAACTATTGCGCGGCTGA
- the gmk gene encoding guanylate kinase: MADPTSAPSARRRRGLLIVLSSPSGAGKSTISRMLLEADDHVTMSVSATTRPSRPGEVEGRDYHFVDADEFQRMIADGEFAEWAPVFDHHYGSPQAPIKAALKEGRDVLFDIDWQGTQQLHAAMGEDLVRVFILPPSMAELQRRLESRGTDSAEVIAGRMRRAAGEISHWAEYDYVLINEDSEACLADVHAILAAERLKRWRQAGLVTFVRDLVAGSAAQ, encoded by the coding sequence ATGGCCGACCCCACTTCCGCCCCGTCCGCTCGCCGCCGTCGCGGGCTTCTCATTGTCCTTTCTTCGCCGTCAGGCGCGGGCAAGTCGACGATCAGCCGGATGCTGTTGGAGGCCGACGATCACGTCACCATGTCGGTTAGCGCTACGACCCGGCCGAGCCGTCCGGGCGAAGTCGAAGGGCGCGACTATCATTTCGTCGACGCGGACGAATTCCAGCGGATGATCGCCGACGGCGAGTTTGCCGAATGGGCGCCGGTGTTCGACCATCATTACGGAAGCCCGCAGGCGCCGATCAAGGCGGCGCTGAAGGAAGGCCGCGACGTCCTGTTCGACATCGACTGGCAGGGCACGCAGCAGCTACACGCCGCGATGGGCGAGGACCTCGTCCGCGTATTCATCCTGCCGCCGTCGATGGCTGAATTGCAACGCCGGCTGGAATCGCGCGGCACCGACAGCGCAGAGGTCATTGCCGGCCGCATGCGCCGCGCCGCGGGCGAAATCAGCCACTGGGCCGAATATGATTATGTCCTGATCAACGAGGACAGCGAAGCCTGCCTTGCCGACGTGCACGCGATCCTTGCGGCCGAGCGGCTCAAGCGGTGGCGTCAGGCGGGACTGGTGACGTTCGTCCGCGACCTCGTCGCCGGATCAGCCGCGCAATAG